A genomic window from Candidatus Pelagisphaera phototrophica includes:
- a CDS encoding FAD-dependent oxidoreductase, whose product MVTNTGEYDCLIFGGGLAGSVLAWTLIEEGKRPLLIGNTGKSRCSHVAAGLINPIGGKRLNLVWEAERHILYARNFYLRLQSKFDRQYYAERRIARIFSGDKEQKLWDAKKKIVAYKKWTSPLTKEDIPDACSTKELFGFAIKGAGIVKISELIGDVHEELAQRDAIENTDFDYQDIGFKNDRVTWRSSNAPIAVFTEGHLATDNPWFKFVPYRPAKGVIGRIKTNVQLSDTIIIQGKFLIPRQDGSAIVGATYNWEDRSDEPDRNGIAEIESFLRKLMGNHWSWLEIFAGVRPTIPGAMPAVGPHPEQRNLFSFNGFGSKGATQIPILADGLYRFIWEGKPLPKEILPARFKKEPNPLSKRWIAVEIARDRVMRHLKPGDTAIDATTGNGHDTLWLAQSVGPNGDVYAFDIQECAIDIARKKIDNLSIETQTTFLKACHSRMMSQLPLNIKAKAILFNLGYLPKGDKSIVTRIDTTISALDQSLTILHPNGIISIVIYPGHQGGTSEADGILNWTQSIDDSSYETEFVSNPSGNPKSPHLLFIQKRA is encoded by the coding sequence ATGGTCACCAATACAGGAGAATACGATTGCCTCATATTTGGAGGGGGGTTGGCAGGGTCTGTTCTCGCGTGGACCTTGATAGAGGAAGGTAAACGGCCCCTCCTCATTGGCAATACCGGAAAATCCCGATGCTCCCATGTGGCTGCAGGACTCATCAATCCGATCGGAGGCAAGCGGTTAAACCTAGTTTGGGAAGCAGAGAGACATATTCTCTATGCTCGAAATTTTTACCTCCGACTCCAATCGAAATTCGATCGCCAATATTACGCGGAACGAAGAATCGCCCGGATTTTTTCCGGCGACAAGGAGCAAAAGCTGTGGGATGCGAAGAAAAAAATAGTCGCGTACAAAAAATGGACCTCACCACTTACCAAAGAGGATATTCCAGATGCTTGTAGTACGAAAGAGCTTTTTGGATTTGCCATAAAAGGGGCTGGAATTGTTAAGATTTCAGAACTAATTGGAGACGTACACGAGGAGCTCGCTCAAAGAGACGCTATCGAAAATACTGACTTTGACTACCAGGATATCGGGTTTAAAAATGATCGTGTAACCTGGAGAAGTTCCAATGCTCCCATCGCTGTATTTACGGAAGGCCACCTCGCTACAGACAATCCTTGGTTTAAGTTCGTACCATACCGACCAGCCAAAGGAGTCATCGGCCGCATTAAGACCAATGTTCAGCTATCGGATACCATTATCATTCAAGGAAAGTTCCTCATTCCCAGGCAAGATGGATCAGCGATTGTTGGAGCTACATACAATTGGGAAGACAGGAGCGACGAACCCGACAGGAATGGAATAGCCGAAATCGAATCTTTCCTGAGAAAGCTCATGGGCAACCATTGGAGCTGGTTGGAGATTTTCGCTGGCGTACGACCTACAATTCCGGGGGCGATGCCGGCAGTTGGCCCACACCCAGAACAACGAAATTTATTTTCATTCAACGGATTCGGTAGTAAAGGTGCCACTCAAATTCCCATCCTCGCAGACGGACTTTATAGATTCATATGGGAAGGTAAGCCACTTCCTAAAGAGATCTTGCCCGCCCGATTCAAAAAAGAGCCAAATCCACTTTCCAAAAGGTGGATTGCAGTGGAGATCGCCCGTGATCGCGTAATGCGGCACCTTAAACCAGGTGACACTGCCATAGATGCAACAACAGGGAATGGTCACGACACACTCTGGCTTGCCCAATCAGTAGGTCCTAATGGAGATGTATATGCATTCGACATACAAGAGTGCGCGATCGATATTGCTAGAAAAAAAATCGACAATTTAAGTATCGAAACCCAAACTACATTTCTAAAGGCCTGCCATTCTCGAATGATGAGCCAACTACCCTTAAACATCAAGGCCAAGGCAATACTCTTCAACCTCGGCTACCTGCCCAAAGGAGACAAGTCAATCGTCACGAGAATTGACACCACCATTTCAGCCTTGGACCAGTCCCTTACGATTCTTCATCCCAATGGAATCATCAGTATCGTCATCTATCCTGGACATCAAGGTGGCACTTCAGAAGCTGACGGAATATTGAATTGGACCCAATCAATCGACGACAGCTCATATGAAACGGAATTCGTATCCAACCCCTCAGGAAATCCGAAATCCCCCCATCTCCTTTTTATTCAAAAACGTGCCTAG
- a CDS encoding DNA polymerase domain-containing protein, with the protein MSVGDSGPAFCGVWISPEGQTHLAWDDGEGARKTEIVGFSPFVWAMDNALGDLVVGASVTSLSGSAAYNHLVAFEDIEDYREFVKEKRRTGSIDWIRQLEQQYLLSHQTRLFEEMPFLELRRMQLDIETACSEKGGFSDPKRKEDRVLAIGVQCGEKLETFVLAERTDEAERNLLCQLNERFQDWDPDVVEGHNIFKFDFEYLRRRCQKLKVPMQWGRFGQKAAFRNSRLRVAERWIDYPRCDLPGREVVDTFILIQIHDITKRELMSYGLKDVARYMGVTPDDGGDRVYIEGSDIQYMFEDDRDRFLGYLRDDLRETKGVADRLLPTYFEQTKAFPTTLQEACLRGTASKVDLVFQEKYFHLEAACPFPSESHTFAGGYTASFKDGVFKRVLHFDVASLYPSLLLLIGRNPEPDTEGVFIPMLRQLREYRMKFKKLAQESKDSVLASEYNARQTSFKVLINSFYGYLGFAGARFGDANLAAEVTAKGREILLSLITFFEGVGCSPLEADTDGIYVEANEYFDDPGRLLRQAQEVLPEGIELEYDGRYEAMFCYKAKNYALYDGAKVIIRGSAMRSRGVEPFLRSLTQKLIRFLLGASEEDPVTLALEIESKIEKSDFPVKSLAKSEILSQNPEAYRKKIDSGGKPRRASAEVALKLGENARMGDRISYYISPKEKGQTTDWQRANPVEFFDVETAPYDPKYYIKKMDDWRKRYAPFHPDLVKNTDQKELFE; encoded by the coding sequence CTTCGTTGTCCGGAAGCGCGGCTTATAATCATCTGGTAGCGTTCGAGGATATCGAGGATTACCGCGAGTTTGTAAAAGAGAAGAGGCGAACAGGTTCCATAGACTGGATACGTCAATTGGAGCAGCAGTATTTGCTCTCCCATCAGACACGGCTTTTTGAAGAAATGCCGTTTTTGGAATTGCGGCGAATGCAGCTGGATATCGAGACTGCTTGTTCAGAAAAGGGAGGTTTCAGTGATCCGAAACGAAAAGAGGATCGGGTACTCGCGATTGGAGTTCAATGTGGGGAGAAACTCGAAACATTCGTTCTTGCAGAAAGAACGGACGAGGCGGAACGGAATTTGTTGTGCCAGTTGAACGAACGGTTCCAGGATTGGGATCCCGATGTGGTCGAGGGGCATAATATATTCAAATTCGATTTTGAGTATCTGAGACGTAGGTGTCAGAAATTGAAGGTCCCTATGCAATGGGGTCGGTTTGGGCAGAAGGCGGCTTTTAGAAACAGTAGATTAAGGGTGGCGGAACGTTGGATTGACTATCCGCGCTGCGACCTTCCCGGTCGAGAAGTTGTGGATACGTTTATCCTTATTCAAATACATGACATCACAAAGAGAGAACTGATGTCGTACGGACTGAAAGACGTAGCCCGATATATGGGAGTGACTCCTGATGATGGAGGAGATCGAGTCTACATTGAGGGTTCAGATATTCAGTACATGTTTGAGGATGATCGTGATCGTTTCTTGGGCTATTTGCGGGACGATCTCAGGGAGACCAAAGGGGTCGCGGACCGTTTGCTCCCGACTTACTTCGAGCAAACGAAAGCATTTCCCACCACCTTGCAGGAGGCTTGTTTAAGGGGTACGGCAAGTAAGGTTGATCTCGTTTTTCAGGAGAAGTACTTCCATTTGGAAGCAGCGTGCCCATTCCCGAGCGAGTCACATACATTTGCCGGAGGGTATACGGCGAGTTTCAAGGATGGCGTTTTCAAACGAGTGCTGCATTTCGATGTCGCCTCTCTTTATCCTAGTTTGTTGCTTTTGATTGGCCGTAATCCCGAGCCAGACACAGAGGGGGTCTTTATTCCCATGTTACGACAGTTGCGTGAGTATCGAATGAAGTTTAAAAAGCTGGCTCAGGAATCGAAGGATTCGGTATTGGCATCAGAATACAATGCGCGGCAGACTAGCTTCAAGGTTCTCATAAACTCGTTTTATGGCTATCTGGGTTTTGCGGGAGCTCGGTTTGGCGATGCGAACCTTGCCGCTGAAGTGACGGCAAAAGGTCGGGAGATCCTCCTGTCTCTCATAACCTTTTTTGAAGGAGTAGGGTGCTCTCCTCTGGAAGCGGATACAGATGGTATTTACGTCGAGGCGAATGAATACTTTGACGATCCGGGAAGGTTGCTTCGCCAGGCGCAAGAAGTTTTACCTGAAGGAATAGAGTTGGAATATGACGGTCGCTACGAGGCGATGTTTTGCTACAAAGCGAAGAATTACGCGCTTTACGATGGTGCCAAAGTCATCATCCGAGGCTCGGCAATGAGATCTCGCGGTGTAGAGCCTTTCTTAAGATCACTCACGCAAAAGCTGATTCGTTTTCTACTAGGGGCTTCTGAGGAAGATCCAGTAACGCTCGCACTTGAGATAGAGTCCAAAATTGAAAAGAGTGATTTCCCTGTCAAGAGTCTCGCGAAATCCGAGATTTTGAGCCAGAATCCAGAAGCGTATAGAAAGAAGATCGATTCCGGAGGGAAACCAAGGCGCGCTTCAGCGGAGGTCGCGTTGAAATTGGGAGAGAATGCTCGGATGGGAGATCGTATATCCTACTATATTTCTCCTAAGGAAAAAGGTCAAACCACAGACTGGCAACGGGCTAATCCAGTGGAGTTTTTCGATGTAGAAACAGCTCCGTATGATCCGAAGTACTACATTAAAAAAATGGATGACTGGAGGAAACGCTACGCTCCTTTTCACCCAGATTTGGTGAAGAACACAGATCAGAAAGAACTGTTTGAATAG
- a CDS encoding shikimate kinase, translated as MKSWRNPMISNRNQAKPNLYLVGFMGTGKSAVGRSVAERLKYRFLDSDRAIEEKEGREIRQIFDTEGEAFFRKLEKSFVESGHPKASCVVSCGGGLIAQQGMLKKIRSLGPVVCLLASPETVYERIKGNKKRPLLNVEDPMSRICELLSEREPIYKKAGTEVLTDGRTISDIASHVIRIYRSEARFWKADS; from the coding sequence GTGAAAAGTTGGCGCAATCCCATGATAAGCAATCGTAATCAAGCAAAACCAAATTTATACCTAGTAGGATTTATGGGGACCGGTAAGAGTGCGGTTGGAAGGTCGGTTGCGGAGCGTCTAAAGTATCGCTTCCTTGATAGCGATCGTGCGATCGAAGAAAAGGAGGGGCGGGAAATCAGACAGATTTTCGATACTGAGGGTGAGGCTTTTTTTCGTAAGTTGGAAAAGTCTTTCGTTGAAAGTGGCCACCCGAAAGCGTCTTGTGTCGTGTCTTGCGGTGGGGGACTCATCGCCCAGCAAGGAATGCTGAAGAAGATACGTAGTCTGGGTCCGGTCGTTTGCTTGCTAGCTTCGCCTGAGACGGTGTACGAACGAATTAAGGGAAATAAGAAACGCCCTTTGCTGAATGTCGAGGATCCGATGTCCAGAATTTGTGAACTACTGAGTGAACGTGAACCGATCTACAAAAAAGCGGGCACTGAAGTTCTGACGGATGGACGCACTATCTCTGATATAGCTTCCCACGTTATTCGTATTTACCGAAGCGAAGCTCGATTCTGGAAAGCAGATTCATGA